The following are encoded together in the Brevinematales bacterium genome:
- a CDS encoding DUF86 domain-containing protein yields the protein MSNDSDVVKLHFILEIIEDIEEIIKKYFTIEKAFNDVTGYHALTMCLLQIGEKIEKIHGTEYRKALPVKKVYHFRNILAHEYENIDIQLAKSLIENDIPEMKKIISNLLDSLK from the coding sequence ATGTCTAACGATTCGGATGTGGTAAAGTTACATTTTATACTTGAAATTATTGAAGACATTGAAGAAATAATAAAGAAGTATTTCACTATCGAAAAGGCTTTTAACGATGTCACAGGGTATCACGCGTTAACCATGTGCCTCCTTCAAATCGGTGAAAAAATCGAGAAAATTCACGGCACGGAATATAGAAAGGCGCTCCCTGTAAAGAAAGTATACCATTTCAGGAATATTTTAGCGCATGAATATGAAAATATCGATATACAGTTAGCGAAGAGTTTAATTGAAAACGATATTCCCGAAATGAAAAAAATTATTTCAAATCTTTTAGACAGCTTGAAATAA
- the purH gene encoding bifunctional phosphoribosylaminoimidazolecarboxamide formyltransferase/IMP cyclohydrolase, protein MKRALFSVYKKDGIETFAEYLSGCGYEIVSSGGTYKYLKDKGVPVTELSAITGFPEVLGGRVKTLHPMVHSGILACTDNPDHLADLKKHNIEPIEFVVVSLYPFEETAADPKASPADIIEQIDIGGVTLIRAAAKNHRFVNIVVDNSDFENIMEEIDEHGATSDETRLALAAKAFGHTAYYDGLISSWFFARSGKTAFPAECSIPMKLDEELRYGENPHQAAGLYRSGIAGNISVLNSEVHGGKKLSYNNIMDTDAAIDILREFAGGKPFCVIIKHTNPCGAAEGKDVRDAYERALAGDPASAFGGIVGFNTTLDAETAKLIHERFYEIIVATGYEPEAIEILKEKKNLRIIEIKGDDWTKKGTSYRRVESGMLAQGWDMPGMDNEKFDCVTAKSPDGTIGDLKFAWKICKYVKSNAIVYAKGGQVVGVGAGQMSRVDSARIAVMKAHDAGFALDGAVMASDAYFPFRDSVDNAAKEGIIAIIQPGGSMRDQESIDAANEKGVAMVFTGVRHFRH, encoded by the coding sequence ATGAAAAGGGCGTTATTCAGCGTATATAAGAAGGACGGGATAGAGACATTCGCGGAATACCTATCCGGCTGCGGATACGAGATCGTATCGAGCGGCGGGACATATAAATACCTGAAAGACAAGGGGGTTCCGGTTACGGAACTCAGCGCGATTACCGGGTTTCCCGAGGTGCTCGGCGGGCGCGTAAAGACCCTGCACCCGATGGTGCATTCCGGTATCCTCGCCTGCACCGATAACCCCGACCATCTTGCCGACCTGAAAAAACACAACATCGAGCCGATAGAATTCGTGGTGGTCAGCCTGTACCCGTTCGAGGAGACCGCCGCCGACCCCAAGGCGTCGCCCGCCGATATTATCGAACAAATCGATATAGGCGGAGTGACCCTGATCCGCGCGGCCGCGAAAAACCACCGTTTTGTGAATATTGTAGTCGATAACTCCGATTTCGAGAATATAATGGAAGAGATCGACGAGCACGGCGCTACTTCGGATGAGACCCGCCTCGCGCTCGCCGCCAAGGCGTTCGGGCATACCGCATACTATGACGGGCTGATTTCGTCATGGTTCTTCGCGCGTTCGGGTAAAACGGCGTTTCCCGCCGAGTGCTCGATACCGATGAAGCTCGACGAGGAGCTGCGTTACGGGGAAAACCCGCACCAGGCGGCCGGGCTGTACCGTTCGGGTATCGCGGGTAATATTTCCGTCCTGAACTCCGAGGTGCACGGCGGGAAAAAGCTCTCCTATAATAATATCATGGATACCGACGCCGCGATCGATATACTCCGCGAGTTCGCCGGCGGTAAACCGTTCTGCGTGATTATCAAGCACACGAACCCGTGCGGCGCGGCGGAGGGGAAGGATGTCCGCGACGCATACGAACGCGCGCTCGCGGGAGACCCCGCCTCGGCGTTCGGCGGAATAGTCGGGTTTAACACCACTCTCGACGCGGAGACCGCGAAGCTGATACACGAACGGTTCTACGAGATTATTGTCGCGACAGGGTACGAACCGGAGGCGATCGAGATACTCAAGGAAAAGAAAAATCTCAGGATTATCGAGATAAAAGGGGACGACTGGACGAAGAAAGGAACGTCTTACCGGAGGGTGGAGAGCGGGATGCTCGCGCAGGGATGGGATATGCCCGGGATGGATAACGAAAAGTTCGACTGCGTGACGGCGAAGTCCCCCGACGGGACGATCGGCGACCTCAAGTTCGCGTGGAAGATATGCAAATACGTCAAATCGAACGCGATAGTCTACGCGAAGGGCGGGCAGGTAGTCGGCGTGGGCGCGGGACAGATGTCGCGTGTGGATTCGGCGCGTATCGCGGTAATGAAGGCGCATGACGCGGGGTTTGCGCTCGACGGCGCGGTGATGGCATCGGACGCGTATTTCCCGTTCCGCGACAGTGTGGATAACGCCGCGAAGGAAGGGATTATCGCGATCATCCAGCCGGGCGGGTCGATGCGCGATCAGGAGTCGATCGACGCGGCGAACGAGAAGGGCGTCGCGATGGTGTTCACCGGCGTGCGTCACTTCCGGCATTAG
- a CDS encoding threonine synthase has translation MRYVSTRGNYPPVPSAEAIRLGMVPKGGLFSPETIPPIDIFNLRGLSYMEMAFEILKLYLTDYTENEIQYAIAEAYSPDKFEAINPAPLRVLHDNIAVLELWHGPTAAFKDLALQIMPHLLTIAAQKQKSDKEIVILVATSGDTGKAALEGFRDIPGTRIIVFYPKNGVSRVQELQMVTTSGGNTYTVGVEGNFDDCQSMVKEIFADPGTVSELGAAGFEFSSANSINWGRLVPQIVYYFWAYLQMVEKRKVFIGDPVNFNVPTGNFGNILAGYYAQQMGLPVNRFICSSNKNKILTDFIADGIYDKNREFYPTVSPSMDILISSNLERFLYSVTGNNPEKIVRWYDDLRTKGRFKVDETTRERVFNSLNGGFADEQATLDEIKRMYRDDHYLIDTHTAVASHVHRVYMERTGDATPAIIASTASPFKFNKAVYQAITGDKAIDDEFVLLDKLQTLTGVPVHRSLEGLDKLPVRHNKVIGLKEGRAAIREILGLKP, from the coding sequence ATGCGTTATGTCAGTACACGGGGAAATTATCCTCCCGTCCCGAGCGCGGAAGCGATCCGGCTGGGGATGGTGCCGAAGGGCGGTTTATTCAGCCCGGAGACCATTCCGCCGATCGATATTTTTAACCTGCGCGGCCTCTCCTATATGGAGATGGCGTTCGAGATACTCAAGCTGTACCTGACCGATTACACCGAGAACGAGATACAGTATGCGATCGCCGAGGCGTATAGTCCCGATAAGTTCGAGGCGATCAACCCCGCGCCGCTCCGCGTATTACACGATAACATCGCGGTGCTGGAGCTTTGGCACGGCCCGACCGCCGCGTTCAAAGACCTCGCCCTGCAGATCATGCCGCACCTTTTAACTATCGCGGCGCAGAAACAGAAATCCGATAAAGAAATAGTGATATTGGTCGCGACTTCGGGCGATACCGGGAAGGCCGCCCTCGAGGGATTCCGCGATATACCCGGAACCCGCATCATCGTGTTCTACCCCAAGAACGGCGTCAGCCGCGTGCAGGAACTCCAGATGGTGACCACCTCCGGGGGGAATACCTATACGGTGGGCGTCGAGGGAAATTTCGACGATTGCCAGTCGATGGTCAAGGAGATTTTCGCCGACCCGGGTACTGTGAGCGAATTGGGCGCGGCGGGGTTCGAATTCTCGTCGGCGAACTCGATCAACTGGGGACGGCTTGTCCCGCAGATCGTGTATTACTTCTGGGCATATCTCCAGATGGTGGAGAAGCGGAAGGTATTCATCGGCGACCCGGTGAATTTCAACGTACCGACCGGGAACTTCGGCAATATCCTCGCGGGGTACTATGCCCAGCAGATGGGGCTTCCCGTCAACCGTTTTATCTGCTCCTCCAATAAGAATAAAATACTGACCGATTTCATCGCGGACGGTATCTACGATAAGAACCGTGAGTTCTATCCGACCGTTTCCCCGTCGATGGATATCCTCATATCCTCGAACCTCGAACGTTTCCTGTACAGCGTGACCGGGAACAACCCGGAGAAGATCGTGCGATGGTACGACGACCTCAGGACGAAGGGGAGATTCAAGGTGGACGAGACTACCCGCGAACGGGTATTCAATTCGCTGAACGGGGGATTTGCCGACGAGCAGGCCACGCTCGACGAGATCAAGCGGATGTACCGCGACGACCATTACCTGATCGATACGCACACCGCGGTCGCGTCGCATGTGCACCGCGTATATATGGAACGGACCGGGGACGCCACCCCGGCGATTATCGCGTCTACGGCGTCGCCGTTTAAATTTAATAAAGCGGTATATCAGGCGATTACGGGCGATAAGGCTATCGACGACGAGTTCGTCCTGCTCGATAAGCTCCAAACCCTGACCGGAGTGCCGGTGCACCGTTCGCTCGAGGGATTGGACAAACTGCCCGTGCGGCACAATAAAGTCATCGGGCTGAAGGAAGGGCGCGCGGCCATCCGCGAAATACTGGGATTAAAACCTTAA
- the fabF gene encoding beta-ketoacyl-ACP synthase II — translation MGTIQRNPYETRIVITGMGTMNPLGNNVREFWDNLKIGKSGIRLSQRYAKDLVDFPVKIAAEIDYPDNITDFIPKKMLNRFGRFAIFAHAAATQAFKDSGLDASVIEKDPTRYGAIIGTGEAGLGLHWETFDVMRNYGLDHTSPFYVVGVIPNTPAGYFAKENNFQGPNFSVNSACATSNHAIGNAALMIRMGLSDVMIAGGTEAVVILPGFGGFNAIFALSRRNDSPETASRPYDKDRDGFVLAEGSGIVMLEELEHAKKRGAKIYAELKGFGFSCDAYDLVAPHPEGRGGANAMMNAIEDAKIDKSQIELINAHGTPTQLGDLTESRGINKVFGNHTMDVLVHSTKSMTGHLIGAAGGIEAIATIMAFQEGVIHPTMNVFEQDPEIHLNIVKNKAIEKKINVALSNSFGFGGQNSSIVLTRYEG, via the coding sequence ATGGGAACAATACAGCGAAATCCATACGAGACCCGGATCGTGATTACGGGTATGGGGACGATGAATCCGCTGGGAAACAATGTGCGGGAATTCTGGGACAACCTGAAGATAGGGAAATCGGGCATCCGTCTATCGCAAAGATACGCTAAAGACCTCGTGGATTTTCCGGTGAAAATCGCCGCAGAGATAGATTACCCGGATAATATCACGGATTTCATACCGAAGAAGATGCTGAACCGTTTCGGACGGTTCGCCATATTCGCGCACGCGGCCGCCACCCAGGCGTTCAAGGACTCCGGCCTCGATGCGTCGGTGATAGAAAAAGACCCCACCCGTTACGGCGCCATAATCGGCACCGGGGAAGCGGGGCTCGGCCTGCATTGGGAAACATTCGATGTGATGCGCAATTACGGCTTGGATCATACGTCGCCGTTCTATGTGGTCGGGGTGATCCCGAACACGCCCGCGGGGTATTTCGCGAAGGAGAATAATTTCCAGGGGCCGAACTTCTCGGTAAATTCCGCCTGCGCGACCAGCAACCATGCCATCGGCAACGCGGCGTTGATGATCCGCATGGGGCTGTCCGACGTGATGATCGCCGGAGGCACCGAAGCGGTCGTGATTCTCCCCGGGTTCGGGGGCTTCAACGCGATCTTCGCGCTCTCCCGCCGGAACGATTCTCCCGAGACTGCCAGCCGTCCCTACGATAAGGACCGCGACGGGTTCGTGCTTGCCGAAGGGTCGGGGATTGTCATGCTCGAGGAACTCGAGCACGCGAAGAAGCGCGGCGCGAAGATATACGCCGAGCTCAAGGGCTTCGGTTTCTCGTGCGACGCGTACGATCTGGTCGCTCCCCATCCCGAAGGAAGGGGCGGCGCGAACGCTATGATGAACGCTATCGAGGATGCTAAGATCGATAAATCGCAGATAGAGCTGATTAACGCGCACGGGACTCCCACCCAACTGGGCGATCTGACCGAATCGCGGGGCATTAATAAAGTATTCGGCAATCACACGATGGATGTGCTAGTCCACAGCACGAAGTCGATGACCGGACACCTGATCGGCGCGGCGGGCGGTATCGAGGCGATTGCGACGATTATGGCGTTCCAGGAAGGAGTCATCCATCCGACGATGAACGTGTTCGAGCAGGACCCCGAGATTCACCTGAATATCGTTAAGAATAAGGCGATCGAGAAGAAGATCAATGTCGCGTTATCGAACAGCTTCGGTTTCGGCGGGCAGAACTCGTCTATCGTCCTGACGAGGTACGAGGGTTAA
- a CDS encoding nucleotidyltransferase → MNEIVMQNLKALKEKYLPEGFIIIGVFGSFAKGNETEKSDIDILYELDERFLSRYIGLDAYVRIDKIRLDIRRKLHKQIDLVNKNSLRRTGKKFILPETLYV, encoded by the coding sequence ATGAATGAAATAGTAATGCAGAACCTTAAAGCGCTGAAAGAGAAGTATTTACCCGAAGGATTTATTATCATCGGTGTTTTCGGTTCGTTCGCGAAAGGGAATGAAACCGAAAAAAGCGACATCGATATACTCTATGAATTGGATGAACGGTTTTTAAGCAGATATATCGGGCTGGATGCTTATGTCAGGATTGATAAAATCCGGCTGGATATCCGCAGAAAACTGCATAAGCAGATCGATCTGGTCAATAAAAATTCGTTAAGGAGAACGGGTAAAAAATTTATTCTACCCGAAACTCTATATGTCTAA